In Erythrobacter litoralis HTCC2594, a single genomic region encodes these proteins:
- a CDS encoding DsbC family protein: MNFSHHRPGLKARAAHISLAAASAAALLTSGVAVLTAMPAQAAIARDVVQALKLRLPKTPIDALDCTSLAPWCEVVSGETLFYTDEAARYLFVGRLYDLEERRDVTATRLLELNPDLLAAGAARAAGRAEASHSEAAPAPAKTKVDLSQLPHEGAIRWGNPKGPRLVVFSDFQCGYCKKLTGALEQAGVLVEERPISIFGAASRRLSESVLCASDPVAALHAAYTGKHVPRPASCKAIRALDANEAFAKANGFAGTPVIVRASDGAVMHGYRDAATLNRFANQRAGAGQ, from the coding sequence ATGAATTTCTCCCACCACCGGCCGGGCCTGAAAGCCCGCGCCGCGCACATATCGCTTGCCGCCGCCAGCGCAGCCGCCCTCCTCACCAGCGGCGTTGCCGTGCTGACCGCCATGCCGGCGCAGGCCGCCATTGCCCGCGATGTCGTCCAGGCGCTCAAGCTCAGGCTCCCGAAAACTCCGATCGACGCGCTCGATTGCACAAGCTTAGCGCCCTGGTGCGAGGTCGTCTCGGGCGAGACGCTGTTCTACACCGACGAAGCCGCGCGCTATCTCTTCGTCGGACGGCTCTACGATCTCGAAGAGCGGCGCGACGTCACCGCGACGCGGCTCCTCGAGCTCAATCCCGACTTGCTCGCCGCCGGAGCCGCGCGCGCTGCGGGCCGCGCCGAAGCCTCGCACAGCGAAGCCGCGCCCGCACCCGCCAAGACAAAGGTCGACCTCTCGCAGCTCCCTCATGAGGGCGCGATCCGCTGGGGCAATCCCAAGGGGCCGCGGCTCGTGGTCTTCTCCGATTTCCAGTGCGGCTACTGCAAGAAGCTCACCGGCGCACTCGAGCAGGCGGGCGTACTGGTCGAGGAGCGACCGATCTCGATCTTCGGCGCGGCGAGCCGGCGCCTCTCTGAAAGCGTCCTGTGCGCCAGCGATCCGGTCGCGGCGCTGCACGCTGCCTATACCGGCAAGCACGTGCCGCGTCCCGCCAGCTGCAAGGCCATCCGCGCGCTCGACGCCAACGAGGCCTTTGCCAAGGCCAATGGCTTTGCCGGGACCCCGGTGATCGTGCGCGCAAGCGATGGCGCGGTGATGCACGGCTATCGTGATGCTGCAACGCTCAACCGCTTCGCCAACCAGCGCGCCGGAGCAGGGCAATGA